The genomic DNA GACCATCTAGTCGCCTTCACAGTTGTCTAGAAGACTCCGAAACAACCCAAAAAATTCCATCCATCTTGGAGGCCATGGAAATGTCAAGAAGGGCCTAGAAATCCCTAGAACGGGCCGGTCAAAATATCTCATAAAGTGAAGTCGTATAACACTTTAGAATCGGTATACAACAACTACAAATATCTATATATTTACTTAGAATTATCTAACAACTAGTTGGTAGATTTTATATAAGAACCATCTAGATCAAGTCTACTATAAATAGATGATTTTGGGTCTCATTTGAGACATCCTAGTAACATATAAACAATCCACATCTTTGTAAAATCTTTTTATGTAATAGGATACAAAGCCTTTTACTTGTGCTCAAtgggggtgtaaacgagccgagccaaaCCGAGTCAGtcaaggctcgagctcgggctcgaacAGAAACAAGCCGAGCCTCGGCTCGAAAAAAATCAAACGAGCTGAATGtataggctcaagctcggctcgaaaatCTCGAGCCAGCTCGTTAAGCTAGCTCGCAAAAATTGTATTTTGTTTACTTTAAACCAATTAACCACCCAACCAAAATGGCCTATGGGTATAAAAGGTTTAAATCACCAAAAGGCTCAACTTGGACTAGTAATTTTTAACTCAAGGGGTTCTTCATTTATAGATAGTCTCCCCTCTATATTCTTGTTTCTAATAGCAATGTGGGACAAAGTTTTAATCAAATCCTCCCTTTTATTTTATAGCTAATCCAACCTTTTCATATATTAATTCAAGGTCGATGTGGGACTCCTTTTTTAAACCAAACCTGCATATTAATTTGTTGCATATCCATGGATGTATAGTTTTGAACTTTCTTATGTTTAGCTAAATGCAAGCTGAGACTTGTTAGTATCAAAATTTTCACATAACTCATTTAGGAGTATATCAATGAGGCAAATAAAGCTTAAAAGCTATTAATATGGAAAAATATGGTCTATGAATGGGTGAATGCTACTACAAAGATAAATGGTAATTAAATAAAGAAATCACAGCTTCTATTCTATTTTATAATGCTATAAACTAGTATTTATTCAGggatcagtttttttttttactacaAAGATAAGctgaaattatatatatatatatatacacacacacacacacatcatatATATAATTAGCCTTAAATTATATCGAGCCTAACGAGCGTGCCTCGAATCTAACCTACcttggctcgggctcggctcattTACAACCCAAGCCAAGCCGAGCCAGCTCGTTtaaaaccgagccaatttcgaacCGAGCTTTTTGcgaacttttttcgagcgagtcGTGAGCTACGGACTTTTTGAACAGCCCTATTAAAAGtttgtttaaaattatgttaTGATTTACCTTCAACGTTATTAACTTATTATGCTTATAAGAGTTGAATCATGTCTATGATGTTAGTCGAATTGTAATATctatgtgttaaatcatgtgtATGATGATAAGTTTATACAAGTTGAATCATGTTAGTTATATTTGAATCTTGGTCAATCTATGTAATGTATTGTTCGATCATAATCATTGATTATGTTATTATCATTACTTCAAAGTTCAGTTACTGTGAATGTGATTATTCGTCAAACATTGATATGAAATGTTTGATTTCTCTTCTCCTTTTGCTAGATCTATCCTGTAAGTTTTGAGTTCCTGTCAAATGCTTAAATCTGCTGTTTGATCATTCCTGTAATAGTTTTGTTACGATTTTGTAATTGATTTAGATGTCTACTCTATGAGAATTGAacaatttgtttaaaattataTTATGATTTACCTTCAATGTTATTATGCTTATAAGAGTTGAATTTGTCTATGATGTTAGTTGAATTGTAAATATCAATGTGTTAAATCATGTGTATGATGATTGATTTATATGTGTTAGTCATAACAGTAGCATTTTCACtatgttattttcattttactCTTTTCTAAAATTAGGTCAACATTTTTAATCAAATATTCCATTATTTAATTTGAATGTGATGTTGAATCATATTACCTTTGTGAGTTGAATTTTGAATCTCGGTACCACTTATGAGTTGTATTGTTTGATCGTAATTAATTCATTGTTTGATTATGTTATTGAGATTACTTTTCAGTAACAGTTACTGCTTGTTTTCAGTAGTTATTGCTTGACCTGATTTAGTTAGTAAGTTTAGCTAAATTTGATGCTCTATAAGATGTCTGGTTTCTCAATATGTGTGTTAAATTGATTTAAAATTGTTTGATTTGATTTTGATGTCGAGTCCCTCTGATTGCTCTTTAATTTTGGTATTGAACATTTACAGATGTGGTGTTTTGTCAAGCCGATTCAATCTGAGAGCCTCTGCTCTCAATGAAGGTTCTAGGTAAGTACATACTTTTAAAACCTCGTTTGATTGATCATGAGGTTGTTTGAGAACTATGTTTAATTATGAGGTTATTTGCAGTTTCAAGAAAGTGTTGTTTTTGAAACCGTCCACAACTGGCTATTTAGTTAGTTTGGAGCAAAATGATGTTGGTTTTAACATGGAGATTGCTGGTAATGACATGTTTGCTACCGATAACTCTTGCATAACTGGACCAAGTGAAAACTACCCCAAAACGGCTGTTGAATTACCCGTTGCTAAGGTAATTTATGTTTATAGTTTTTGTTTGTTTACATTTTTGTTTAATAGATTAGAATTACTCTTAACTTTGTTTTTCTTTTAGATTTCTCTACACAGTTTTATGGAGTGGGGACTAGCTAAATCACATCAGATCTAGATGAAGATAATAAATGGTTCGTTGAAGAAGCTTTGAAAGAATCTTTACTCAAAGATATGGagaagttttttgaaaaaattgaCTGGGAAAAACTGCTTTTCATGATGCCCTGCTACCAGCCTAGGCACCAGTTAAGCGTTGGAATGAAAGTTTGTTTGCCGTTTCTCTTATTTTTGTTGAAGTATTATCAAGTCTCTTCAATGAGGGCAGCAGAGAAGAAAGCGGCtgaggagaagaagaagatgatgaaagagTAAATAGCTAGTTGGCAGTAAGAAATAGTTTGTCATAGTTTGAAACAATGTTGGTATGGACAAAACGGATGCTAATATAGTAAGTAGTATTATACTAAATAGTATAATTGAAAGAATAAAAAGCTCTTGGATCTAGGTGCTAATCTGATATTAATGTTTTCATTTAAAGTGTTTAGTGTTTTTTAATCATTTTCATAAACGTTCATTGCGTGATGTTCGGAATTATTTTTTGCCGGTATGAACATGTTTTTTGTCTTTGGAAAGATTATGTTAGTTTGAATTACGAGGAAACGGGTAACCAAGTTTGTTTACATAAAACTAACCGAACGGTCGCAAGTTCCAATATCAATTCCTAACTAGTTCCTCATGTAAAAATGTCAGACCTAACTCACTTGGTCTCTATTATTTAGGCACAAATTGGTTCCAAGCAATGTTTTCAGAACCGGACCGGACGTCGAACCGGTCTTCTTACCGGTTCAAACCGGACGTAAGAACCGGA from Helianthus annuus cultivar XRQ/B chromosome 7, HanXRQr2.0-SUNRISE, whole genome shotgun sequence includes the following:
- the LOC110866726 gene encoding uncharacterized protein LOC110866726 isoform X2; translation: MFDFSSPFARSILCGVLSSRFNLRASALNEGSSFKKVLFLKPSTTGYLVSLEQNDVGFNMEIAGNDMFATDNSCITGPSENYPKTAVELPVAKISLHSFMEWGLAKSHQI
- the LOC110866726 gene encoding uncharacterized protein LOC110866726 isoform X1, producing the protein MSSPSDCSLILVLNIYRCGVLSSRFNLRASALNEGSSFKKVLFLKPSTTGYLVSLEQNDVGFNMEIAGNDMFATDNSCITGPSENYPKTAVELPVAKISLHSFMEWGLAKSHQI